The Petrotoga miotherma DSM 10691 genome has a window encoding:
- a CDS encoding carbohydrate kinase family protein — translation MNCEVYCFGEPLAGFYSTSERSLSEIGNFHMTWGGDTSNVALAVKKLGHQSGYITKIGNDFIGRGLLELWKDSGIYVQNVFVVNNQETGIYFVSFKNGKHEFDYRREGSAASTFSLSDIDKLVINDFRIFHLSGISQAISKSCLESGFEFMERFKNNNIIISYDLNFRQKLWSPATARCIYQQVIEKYADIISFNEDEAEILGLPSDPTKAVKEVLKAKPKLAVYKRGDKGAVLGIGNQIIEREAYPVKTADTVGAGDTFTAAILIGFIENMKPDEMLKFALAASALTCTKTGSTEGQPKREEVDIFLKKKP, via the coding sequence ATGAATTGCGAAGTTTATTGTTTTGGAGAACCATTAGCTGGATTTTACTCCACTTCGGAAAGATCGTTATCAGAAATCGGTAATTTCCATATGACGTGGGGAGGAGACACTTCTAATGTTGCGTTAGCAGTAAAAAAACTCGGACATCAATCAGGATATATTACAAAAATTGGGAATGATTTTATTGGGAGGGGTTTACTCGAACTATGGAAAGATTCTGGAATATATGTTCAAAATGTTTTTGTAGTTAACAATCAAGAAACAGGGATTTATTTTGTGAGTTTTAAAAATGGGAAACATGAATTTGACTATAGAAGGGAAGGATCTGCTGCAAGTACATTTAGTCTTTCTGACATCGACAAATTGGTGATAAATGACTTTAGAATTTTTCATTTGAGTGGCATATCCCAGGCAATTAGTAAAAGCTGTTTGGAAAGTGGTTTCGAATTTATGGAACGTTTCAAAAATAATAATATAATTATTTCCTACGATCTTAATTTTCGTCAAAAACTTTGGAGCCCAGCTACTGCCCGATGCATTTATCAACAAGTTATAGAAAAATATGCTGATATTATTTCTTTTAATGAAGATGAGGCAGAAATTTTGGGCCTACCTTCAGATCCTACCAAGGCAGTAAAAGAGGTCTTGAAAGCGAAACCCAAATTAGCTGTTTATAAAAGAGGAGATAAAGGTGCTGTTCTTGGGATAGGAAACCAAATTATTGAGAGAGAAGCCTACCCGGTAAAGACAGCTGATACTGTGGGAGCAGGAGATACATTCACTGCTGCAATATTGATTGGATTTATTGAAAACATGAAACCTGATGAAATGCTTAAATTTGCACTAGCGGCCAGTGCATTAACATGTACTAAAACGGGTTCAACTGAAGGGCAGCCTAAAAGAGAAGAAGTGGACATATTTTTAAAGAAAAAACCATGA
- a CDS encoding tripartite tricarboxylate transporter substrate binding protein, whose protein sequence is MKKLLVIFLVLTIVVSIFSLDYPRKTVSIICPWGAGGGTDRVARFLADELSKEFGVPFVVVNKTGGGGAVGHGAGAYANPDGYTLTLVTLEIATMHWMGLTPLTYEDFDYIAQVNFDPAGLIVKGDSEWNSTVELLVDVAMNPGKYLFSGSGAGTIWDLSRIGMFNAVGIPPDYTVWVPTTGAAPSVVELLGGHVDAITCSIPEAWPQIASGDLKALAIMADERDPRYSNIPTLKEIGIDWSSGTWRGIAVPKGTPQEIKDLLEEKIIKIAHSQAFKDFMDKNGFGIKIRGSQEFTEYVADQDKVWREVLEIGGYLPE, encoded by the coding sequence ATGAAGAAGTTATTGGTTATATTCTTAGTGTTAACTATTGTTGTTAGCATTTTTTCTCTGGATTACCCCCGTAAAACTGTTTCCATTATTTGCCCATGGGGAGCGGGTGGAGGAACAGACAGAGTGGCAAGATTTTTAGCTGATGAATTATCTAAAGAGTTTGGAGTACCTTTTGTTGTTGTGAACAAAACTGGTGGTGGTGGTGCAGTTGGCCATGGCGCTGGAGCTTATGCCAATCCTGATGGATACACCCTAACTTTGGTTACCCTAGAAATAGCTACTATGCATTGGATGGGTCTTACTCCTTTAACTTATGAAGATTTCGACTATATAGCTCAAGTTAATTTTGATCCTGCAGGCTTGATTGTTAAAGGGGACTCAGAATGGAATAGTACTGTGGAATTATTGGTTGATGTAGCTATGAATCCAGGAAAGTATCTATTTTCAGGTTCGGGTGCAGGAACAATTTGGGACCTTTCAAGAATCGGAATGTTTAATGCTGTTGGAATACCTCCTGATTACACAGTTTGGGTACCAACTACAGGAGCAGCTCCTTCTGTTGTAGAATTGCTAGGTGGTCATGTGGATGCTATAACTTGCAGTATTCCTGAAGCCTGGCCACAAATTGCATCTGGTGACCTCAAAGCTTTAGCAATTATGGCAGATGAAAGAGATCCGAGGTACTCAAATATTCCAACATTAAAAGAAATAGGAATTGACTGGTCGTCAGGAACATGGCGTGGAATTGCTGTACCTAAGGGAACACCACAAGAGATAAAAGATTTGTTAGAAGAAAAAATTATAAAAATAGCCCATTCTCAAGCTTTTAAAGATTTCATGGATAAAAATGGTTTTGGTATTAAAATTCGTGGTTCTCAGGAATTTACAGAGTATGTTGCTGATCAAGACAAAGTTTGGAGAGAAGTACTCGAAATCGGGGGGTATTTGCCAGAATAG
- a CDS encoding tripartite tricarboxylate transporter TctB family protein — MNYKNIVYGSILILLSIIVILISLEFPSYVVRGQELPGPSFFPQVISIFLILIGIYEIILGILQTFKLKKLNEEDLKKEEGVRKTVVTKKGLFNITVVIAGIILFVPFINLVGFKLGLFIFSTILMTTFSVRLLRAVIYSAIVTVIIILIFDYLFKIPFPEGILFSF, encoded by the coding sequence ATGAACTATAAAAATATTGTATATGGTAGCATCTTGATTTTATTATCAATTATTGTTATTTTAATAAGTTTAGAATTCCCTAGTTATGTAGTAAGAGGTCAAGAATTGCCTGGTCCAAGTTTTTTCCCACAAGTAATAAGTATTTTTCTTATACTAATAGGAATTTACGAAATAATCTTAGGCATTCTTCAGACTTTTAAATTAAAAAAGTTAAATGAAGAAGATCTAAAAAAAGAAGAAGGGGTTAGAAAAACTGTAGTTACAAAGAAAGGCTTATTTAATATAACTGTTGTCATTGCCGGAATAATTTTATTTGTTCCATTTATTAATCTAGTTGGATTTAAATTGGGGCTCTTTATTTTTTCAACTATTTTGATGACTACCTTTAGTGTACGTTTATTAAGGGCAGTGATTTATTCTGCTATAGTGACTGTAATTATTATCTTGATCTTTGATTACCTTTTCAAAATACCTTTTCCAGAAGGGATCCTTTTTTCATTTTAA